A region of Burkholderia gladioli DNA encodes the following proteins:
- a CDS encoding TrbI/VirB10 family protein produces MAKQTDPTSREEKALFKGKVPRNVMVGVGAVAALVIGALGFYTQTVEANKAEAEALKAKRDRAAEAVDKSNTNPADVDAIIEAQQAEARRRNAAAAAAASAAAAANAKKPTLSADGFMPSPNTQELKASNDQDSIFVSPIFRPGVKVKESQPQQPQLAAGIVSPQQMLLQQAAAQDAAMKEATAQAALASRAGQTAGALTTQQRDSAFMHDVAQLSEGDKDFPSSGFVGQSHGCTLSPPAKIPVLSNEALNSDRPGTASLTVETDVYANNGDGRCLMIPWGTTIVAPYSSDVQPGQESMLVAGAEMRLPNGKHVPLYGAQGADGDGTAGFSGDVNNHFWKIYSTSFLTAILVRRFSDGDQSTTTGPLGVTQVGSTGGQIAAQTAQSVLDRYKNIPPTISSKPGERHFMMKITRDMVLEPYRGPR; encoded by the coding sequence ATGGCAAAACAGACCGATCCGACAAGCCGCGAAGAGAAAGCCCTGTTCAAAGGCAAGGTGCCGCGGAACGTCATGGTTGGCGTCGGCGCAGTCGCGGCCCTCGTAATTGGCGCTCTCGGTTTCTACACCCAGACAGTCGAGGCCAACAAAGCGGAAGCGGAAGCGCTGAAGGCCAAACGCGACCGAGCGGCCGAAGCGGTCGACAAGAGCAATACGAACCCGGCTGACGTAGACGCGATTATCGAAGCCCAGCAGGCAGAGGCCCGGCGGCGCAACGCGGCAGCCGCGGCTGCGGCCAGCGCTGCGGCAGCCGCAAACGCCAAGAAACCGACACTGTCGGCCGACGGGTTCATGCCGAGTCCGAACACCCAAGAGCTCAAAGCCTCGAACGACCAAGACAGCATTTTCGTGTCACCAATCTTCCGTCCGGGCGTAAAAGTCAAGGAAAGCCAACCGCAGCAACCGCAACTGGCGGCCGGCATCGTGTCACCCCAGCAGATGCTGCTGCAGCAGGCGGCGGCTCAAGATGCCGCAATGAAAGAAGCCACCGCGCAAGCCGCTTTGGCTTCGCGCGCCGGCCAGACTGCCGGCGCCTTGACGACACAGCAACGCGACAGCGCATTCATGCACGACGTCGCGCAACTGAGCGAAGGCGACAAGGATTTCCCGAGCTCCGGCTTTGTCGGCCAGTCGCACGGGTGCACGCTGTCACCGCCGGCGAAGATTCCGGTTCTCTCTAATGAGGCGCTCAACTCCGACCGACCCGGCACGGCATCGCTGACCGTTGAGACCGACGTCTACGCGAACAACGGCGATGGACGATGCCTGATGATTCCATGGGGAACTACCATTGTTGCGCCCTACAGCTCGGACGTTCAGCCGGGTCAGGAGTCGATGCTCGTCGCGGGCGCGGAGATGCGTCTGCCGAATGGCAAGCACGTACCGCTGTACGGCGCACAAGGCGCGGACGGTGACGGGACGGCCGGCTTCAGTGGGGACGTGAACAACCACTTCTGGAAGATTTACTCAACGTCGTTTTTGACCGCCATTCTGGTTCGACGCTTCAGCGATGGCGACCAGAGCACGACGACCGGCCCGCTTGGCGTCACCCAAGTCGGCAGCACGGGTGGGCAGATCGCGGCTCAAACGGCGCAATCGGTGCTGGACCGCTACAAGAACATCCCACCGACCATCTCGTCGAAGCCAGGCGAACGCCACTTCATGATGAAGATCACTCGCGACATGGTACTGGAACCGTATCGGGGGCCGCGATGA
- a CDS encoding transglycosylase SLT domain-containing protein gives MSRRMAVAVATVLTSSYAQAQSAVIAQVISPVSVVIQEGSTRRVAMLPGKPVYYCGLDAFLEWASPLVGQPVRSSHEAGITVSIDGRDVALDDLFIDRGWLQPLVLDDGAQAALAERRGGWACSRAAVPFEVLHTNVDPKILAGIALNESNYGGHAWPWTLNVAGQGYFFKSREEAYRVIESLLARDRCDFDIGLMQVNWCYHGKRFASAWDALAPATNVAVAETILTENFARTDSVAKAVAYYHSANPVPGRDYLARFAQHLSMIEAGL, from the coding sequence ATGAGCAGGCGGATGGCCGTTGCCGTGGCGACGGTGCTGACAAGCAGCTATGCCCAGGCCCAATCGGCCGTGATCGCGCAGGTGATCAGTCCGGTGAGCGTGGTCATTCAAGAAGGCTCGACGCGTCGTGTCGCGATGCTGCCCGGGAAACCGGTCTATTACTGCGGCCTCGATGCTTTCCTAGAATGGGCATCACCGCTGGTCGGCCAGCCCGTGCGCAGCTCGCATGAAGCTGGCATTACCGTGTCGATCGATGGACGTGACGTCGCACTGGACGACCTCTTCATTGATCGGGGCTGGCTGCAGCCGCTCGTGCTGGACGACGGCGCTCAGGCGGCGCTCGCCGAGCGAAGGGGCGGATGGGCGTGCTCGCGTGCAGCGGTGCCGTTCGAGGTGCTGCACACCAACGTCGATCCGAAGATCCTCGCGGGCATAGCGCTAAACGAGTCGAATTACGGCGGCCATGCATGGCCGTGGACGCTGAACGTTGCCGGCCAAGGCTATTTCTTCAAATCGCGGGAAGAAGCGTACCGAGTGATCGAATCGCTTCTTGCGCGCGATCGCTGCGATTTCGACATCGGCCTTATGCAGGTGAATTGGTGCTACCACGGTAAGCGCTTCGCCTCGGCATGGGATGCGCTCGCGCCGGCGACAAACGTCGCAGTCGCAGAGACGATTCTCACCGAAAACTTCGCGCGTACCGACTCGGTCGCGAAGGCGGTTGCGTATTACCACAGCGCGAATCCGGTACCAGGTCGCGATTATCTCGCGCGGTTCGCCCAACACCTTTCCATGATCGAGGCAGGCTTGTGA